The following coding sequences are from one Cyprinus carpio isolate SPL01 chromosome A24, ASM1834038v1, whole genome shotgun sequence window:
- the LOC109104201 gene encoding microtubule-associated protein RP/EB family member 2 — MPGPMQALSPNGENNNDIISDSNGTNIIPYRKNTVRGERAYSWGMAVNVYSTSITQETMSRHDITAWVNDLLSLNYTKVEQLSSGAAYCQFMDMLFPGCISLKKVKFQAKLEHEYIHNFKLLQASFKRMNVDKIIPVEKLVKGRFQDNLDFIQWFKKFFDANYDGKEYDPVQARQGQDAIPPPDPGEQIFNLPKKSQHAVSSPTAGATRSTSSTPKSSTSTSTSRPSSAKKIPVMSATPAKGEKELEAQVTQLNDQLNTLKLALEGVEKERDFYFGKLREVELLCQEQGQDNGPFVERLMELLYSADELEAGGEEHEAPAQEEDVPDDTQDEY, encoded by the exons ATGCCCGGTCCGATGCAAGCTCTGTCCCCCAATGGAGAGAACAACAACGACATCATTTCGGACAGCAACGGCACCAACATCATTCCCTACAGAAAGAACACAGTGCGCGGAGAGCGCGCCTACAG CTGGGGGATGGCGGTCAATGTTTATTCTACCTCAATCACCCAGGAGACTATGAGCAGGCATGACATCACAGCCTGGGTGAACGATCTGCTCAGTCTAAACTACACTAAAGTGGAGCAGCTGTCATCAG GAGCAGCGTACTGTCAGTTCATGGACATGCTGTTTCCCGGCTGCATCAGTCTTAAGAAGGTGAAATTCCAGGCCAAGCTGGAGCATGAATACATCCACAACTTCAAACTCCTGCAGGCCTCCTTCAAGAGGATGAATGTTGATAAG ATCATCCCTGTGGAGAAGCTCGTCAAGGGACGGTTTCAAGACAACCTGGACTTCATTCAGTGGTTCAAGAAGTTCTTTGACGCCAACTACGACGGGAAGGAGTACGACCCGGTGCAGGCCAGACAGGGCCAGGACGCCATTCCCCCTCCAGATCCCGGCGAGCAGATCTTCAACCTGCCAAAGAAATCCCAGCATGCCGTCAGCTCTCCCACCGCAG GAGCTACTAGATCAACCAGTTCAACCCCTAAatcctccacctccacctccacctcccgACCCTCCTCTGCCAAAAAGATCCCCGTGATGTCAGCGACACCCGCTAAAGGAGAGAAGGAGCTGGAAGCCCAAGTAACACAACTAAACGATCAG CTCAATACATTAAAGCTAGCACTAGAAGGAGTGGAGAAGGAGCGGGATTTCTACTTTGGGAAGCTGAGAGAGGTGGAGCTGCTGTGTCAGGAGCAGGGCCAGGACAACGGGCCCTTCGTGGAGAGACTCATGGAGTTGCTGTACTCTGCAGATGAGCTG gaggcaGGCGGAGAGGAGCATGAGGCTCCGGCTCAGGAGGAGGACGTCCCTGACGACACACAGGACGAATACTGa